From one Candidatus Nanopelagicales bacterium genomic stretch:
- a CDS encoding type II toxin-antitoxin system RelE/ParE family toxin, with amino-acid sequence MSAYRIEVRPAAVRALRELDPAAQRRVQGAIALLANDPRPPAARRLQGRPGFRVRVGDYRIIYTVSDDVLLVVVVTVGHRSGVYMR; translated from the coding sequence GTGAGCGCGTACCGCATCGAGGTCCGTCCGGCGGCCGTTAGAGCTCTGCGCGAACTCGACCCGGCAGCGCAGCGCCGCGTTCAGGGCGCGATCGCTCTGCTGGCGAACGACCCCCGCCCGCCGGCCGCGCGTCGCCTGCAGGGCCGCCCAGGATTCCGGGTGCGTGTGGGCGACTATAGGATCATCTACACGGTCAGTGACGACGTCCTGCTGGTCGTCGTTGTGACTGTCGGCCACCGCAGCGGGGTCTACATGCGCTGA
- a CDS encoding DUF433 domain-containing protein has product MNDDIRFSAGLLDLADASRFLGIPRQTFRRWAVGDGLSAPLLHTVNPDNSTQARASLITLSEAWVLAALRDAGVRTHRIRPALERLSKDFGREYVLVSRELATDGVDVLWDFARTREGEGLIAGGTGQYVMRAIVADYMTYVGWANDGLPETLRLRSCEPSKVLIDPYRAFGQPIFAGSQVRVADAAGMIEAGDKPEVVAEELGVSIDDVRTATRVLLGRAT; this is encoded by the coding sequence GTGAACGATGACATCAGATTTTCCGCCGGACTGTTGGATCTCGCCGACGCATCCCGCTTCCTGGGCATACCTCGCCAGACGTTCCGCCGGTGGGCCGTTGGCGACGGGCTGAGCGCGCCGCTGCTGCACACCGTGAATCCGGACAACAGTACGCAAGCGCGCGCGAGTCTGATCACGCTGTCGGAGGCATGGGTACTGGCCGCCTTGAGAGACGCGGGCGTGCGCACTCACCGTATTCGTCCCGCTTTGGAGCGCCTCAGCAAGGATTTCGGGCGCGAGTACGTGCTGGTTTCCCGCGAACTGGCGACTGATGGAGTGGATGTCCTGTGGGACTTCGCCCGGACCCGCGAGGGTGAAGGCTTGATTGCCGGCGGGACAGGCCAGTACGTCATGCGCGCGATCGTCGCTGACTACATGACCTACGTGGGATGGGCGAACGATGGCCTCCCGGAGACGTTGCGCCTGCGCAGCTGTGAACCGTCGAAGGTCCTGATCGACCCCTACCGGGCCTTCGGCCAGCCTATCTTCGCCGGATCCCAGGTTCGCGTTGCTGACGCCGCCGGAATGATCGAAGCCGGAGACAAGCCCGAAGTTGTCGCGGAGGAACTGGGGGTAAGCATTGACGACGTCCGGACCGCCACGCGCGTCCTCCTGGGCCGCGCCACCTGA
- a CDS encoding class I SAM-dependent DNA methyltransferase, with protein MSNARALVDKLWTYCNVLRDDGVSTIDYTEQLTYLLFLKMAHERETRPLKPERIVPPDCSWQRLLDADGDQLELTYRYMLETLAREPGTLGIIFRKAQNKIQDPAKLKRLIVDLIDKQNWSAAGVDIKGDAYEELLAKGAEDVKSGAGQYFTPRALIKAIVDCVEPTADDTVADPAAGTGGFLLAAFAHASRHAEDLTPVQRQHLRDDFIHGVELVDGTARLAAMNMLLHGIGTPNGPSRIEVRDALTADPGTRYSVVLANPPFGRKSSITMIGADGRQSKEDLEIVRDDFWVTTANKQLNFVQHIKTILDINGRAAVVVPDNVLFEGGAGETIRRRLLAEFDVHTLLRLPTGIFYAGGVKANVIFFDKKPARPHQPWTEKLWVYDFRTNQHFTQKQRPLRREHLDDFVECYSPGKPRGERLKTELFKPFAYDELVGRDKANLDLIWLRDSSLEDADNLPAPDVIAREIVEDLQAALAEFASVADALTRSGTLRDLDERHVVDDK; from the coding sequence GTGAGCAACGCCCGAGCCCTGGTCGACAAGCTGTGGACGTACTGCAACGTCCTGCGCGACGATGGCGTCTCGACTATCGACTACACCGAGCAGCTCACATACCTACTGTTCCTGAAGATGGCGCACGAGCGCGAGACCCGGCCGTTGAAACCTGAGCGCATTGTTCCCCCCGACTGCTCATGGCAGCGGCTTCTGGACGCTGATGGCGACCAGCTCGAGCTGACCTACCGCTACATGCTCGAGACTCTGGCACGCGAGCCGGGAACGCTCGGGATCATCTTCCGCAAGGCTCAGAACAAGATCCAAGATCCCGCCAAGCTCAAGCGACTCATCGTGGACCTGATCGACAAGCAAAACTGGTCCGCCGCCGGCGTGGACATCAAGGGTGATGCCTACGAGGAGCTGCTCGCCAAGGGAGCCGAGGATGTCAAGTCCGGCGCCGGTCAGTACTTCACTCCCCGAGCTCTGATCAAGGCGATAGTCGATTGTGTCGAGCCGACGGCGGATGACACCGTGGCTGATCCGGCCGCCGGTACCGGCGGCTTCTTGCTCGCGGCTTTCGCCCATGCCTCGAGGCACGCTGAGGACCTAACTCCGGTCCAGCGCCAACACCTGCGCGACGACTTCATCCACGGCGTCGAGCTTGTGGATGGAACAGCGCGACTAGCGGCGATGAACATGCTGCTTCACGGCATCGGCACCCCGAACGGCCCGAGCAGGATCGAAGTCAGGGACGCGCTGACCGCCGACCCGGGAACCCGGTATTCAGTAGTGCTGGCCAATCCCCCCTTCGGACGCAAGTCCTCGATCACGATGATCGGAGCTGACGGACGCCAGTCAAAGGAGGATCTGGAAATCGTCCGCGACGACTTCTGGGTGACTACTGCGAACAAGCAGCTCAACTTCGTCCAGCACATCAAGACGATCCTCGACATCAACGGCCGCGCGGCTGTGGTCGTACCCGACAACGTTCTGTTCGAAGGCGGAGCGGGCGAGACGATCCGGCGTCGGCTGCTCGCAGAGTTCGATGTCCATACCCTCTTGCGCCTGCCGACCGGGATCTTCTACGCAGGCGGGGTCAAAGCCAACGTGATCTTCTTCGACAAGAAGCCCGCCAGGCCGCACCAGCCCTGGACCGAGAAACTGTGGGTCTACGACTTCCGAACCAACCAGCACTTCACCCAGAAGCAGCGCCCACTGCGCCGCGAGCACCTGGATGACTTCGTCGAGTGCTACTCTCCCGGCAAGCCGCGAGGCGAGCGGCTCAAGACTGAGCTGTTCAAGCCCTTCGCCTACGACGAGCTCGTCGGCCGGGACAAGGCGAACCTCGACTTGATCTGGTTGCGAGACTCCTCCCTCGAGGACGCCGACAACCTCCCCGCGCCCGATGTGATCGCCCGGGAGATCGTCGAAGACCTGCAGGCGGCTCTCGCGGAGTTCGCATCCGTCGCCGATGCGCTCACAAGATCGGGCACGCTGCGGGACTTGGACGAGCGTCACGTCGTGGACGACAAGTAG
- a CDS encoding type II toxin-antitoxin system Phd/YefM family antitoxin: MATIPVSSARDELANAVETARTEAVFLQRYGRPVAVLISPERYEQLLEAEEDAQDIAAFDAAMAEEGPNIPWDQVKADLGWT, encoded by the coding sequence ATGGCAACGATCCCCGTCAGTTCGGCCCGCGACGAACTTGCGAACGCGGTTGAAACGGCGCGCACCGAGGCCGTGTTCCTCCAGCGCTACGGGCGCCCCGTAGCGGTTCTGATCAGCCCCGAGCGCTATGAGCAGTTGCTAGAGGCGGAGGAAGACGCGCAGGACATCGCCGCATTCGACGCCGCGATGGCCGAGGAAGGTCCCAACATTCCCTGGGACCAAGTCAAGGCCGACCTGGGCTGGACGTGA
- a CDS encoding serine hydrolase domain-containing protein — MKTLRIPLFIALTLVVALLGACTSSPPDLSPTPTGTQATAPFDDALRSRVEATVAKVFEDTKATSWMVLVSQPGRGEIYLQSGDTGRDRNWRIGSVTKTFTGITVLRLAQRGELSLDDKLAKYITGIKYGKKITIRQLLAMQAGVYDYTSPSPANSAFDLDPAMPWTVAQTIDLIRKGKPGHKPGAATVYDNSNFVLLGRIIEKVTGKPAAEVIAKEAIEPAGLKHTIIPRGYTVPQPAVAGNYYQEDGKLRRVPRQNPRIPSTAGNMISTVDDLVAWSRALATGSLLEPEYFEQQKQFIDVGTGGMKYGYGLALMDWQGWLGHGGEVWGYSNVTMTDTATGATVVVMATGSTGEENSITAPAFALAASEIWPGAYPSFDDLAEQVKSLESSSPS, encoded by the coding sequence ATGAAGACGCTGCGCATCCCGCTGTTCATTGCCTTGACTCTCGTTGTGGCTCTGCTGGGAGCCTGCACGTCCAGCCCCCCCGACCTGTCTCCGACGCCGACTGGCACGCAGGCGACTGCCCCCTTCGACGACGCCCTACGTTCGCGGGTTGAAGCGACGGTTGCCAAGGTGTTCGAGGACACCAAGGCCACCTCATGGATGGTGCTGGTTTCGCAGCCGGGGCGCGGGGAGATATACCTGCAGTCCGGGGACACCGGTCGGGACCGCAACTGGCGGATCGGAAGCGTCACAAAGACGTTCACTGGCATCACAGTCCTACGGTTGGCGCAGCGGGGCGAATTGAGCCTGGACGACAAGCTGGCGAAGTACATCACCGGGATCAAGTACGGCAAGAAGATCACCATCCGGCAACTGCTGGCGATGCAGGCGGGGGTCTACGACTACACAAGCCCGAGCCCAGCCAACAGCGCGTTCGACCTCGATCCTGCGATGCCTTGGACCGTTGCGCAGACCATCGACTTGATCAGGAAGGGAAAGCCTGGACACAAGCCGGGAGCCGCGACGGTGTATGACAACAGCAACTTCGTGCTGCTCGGCAGGATCATCGAGAAGGTCACGGGCAAGCCCGCTGCCGAAGTCATCGCCAAGGAGGCGATCGAGCCCGCCGGTCTGAAGCACACGATCATCCCGCGGGGCTACACGGTTCCCCAGCCAGCGGTGGCCGGCAACTACTACCAGGAGGATGGGAAGCTCCGCCGAGTCCCGAGGCAGAATCCACGGATCCCTTCAACCGCCGGGAACATGATCTCCACAGTCGATGACCTGGTCGCCTGGAGCAGGGCGTTGGCCACGGGGTCGCTGCTGGAGCCGGAGTACTTCGAGCAGCAGAAGCAGTTCATCGACGTAGGCACGGGGGGAATGAAATACGGTTACGGTCTCGCCTTGATGGATTGGCAAGGGTGGCTCGGCCACGGCGGCGAGGTCTGGGGCTACTCCAACGTCACAATGACGGATACAGCAACTGGCGCCACCGTGGTCGTGATGGCCACCGGGAGCACCGGCGAGGAGAACTCGATCACCGCACCCGCCTTCGCCCTCGCCGCCAGCGAAATCTGGCCGGGAGCCTACCCGTCATTCGACGACCTCGCCGAACAGGTGAAGAGCCTTGAGAGCAGCAGCCCCAGTTAG
- a CDS encoding FRG domain-containing protein, which yields MWSVDEALFALGRVGGFELGRRYVWRGVRDANWHSRTSLTRHIAGLKHAPPSEDELRRLEGALVSRARSWGIGAHRGGLDSDQAVLASLQHHGAPTRLLDVTTNPLRALWFACKTTAAGEPQQSGAVLAFDVTAAQVLRTADHGAPSAWGSLANPQAWHYSQALETSATKRQAFLVEPTFPDDRMRAQEATFLASAVPDSPTVTGVDDIYIGVGQAPPGDKKLTRALSLGDRDRGRPLKLPFLAILIPPRIKQKTRQTLESGYLINESRLFPDLAGFATALQEGRVKLAPESDANVREGERESGP from the coding sequence GTGTGGAGTGTCGATGAAGCACTGTTTGCCCTCGGCCGGGTCGGCGGCTTCGAATTGGGTCGGCGCTACGTCTGGCGTGGTGTTCGCGACGCGAATTGGCACTCCCGCACTTCGCTGACGCGCCACATCGCTGGGCTGAAACACGCGCCTCCATCGGAAGATGAACTCCGCAGATTGGAGGGTGCTCTCGTCTCGCGGGCACGATCCTGGGGAATCGGGGCGCATCGCGGCGGGCTGGATTCGGATCAGGCTGTCCTGGCCTCACTGCAGCATCACGGTGCACCCACGCGGCTCCTCGATGTCACGACCAACCCACTTCGTGCGTTGTGGTTCGCGTGCAAGACAACTGCAGCAGGCGAACCACAGCAGTCCGGCGCCGTCTTGGCATTCGACGTGACTGCAGCGCAGGTTCTCCGAACCGCCGACCACGGCGCGCCCTCCGCCTGGGGGAGCTTGGCCAACCCGCAAGCCTGGCACTACTCACAGGCGTTGGAGACGTCGGCCACGAAGCGACAGGCCTTCCTCGTGGAGCCCACCTTCCCAGACGACCGGATGCGTGCCCAGGAGGCAACGTTCTTGGCCAGCGCGGTGCCAGACAGCCCCACTGTCACTGGAGTGGACGACATCTACATCGGCGTCGGACAGGCCCCTCCGGGAGACAAGAAGTTGACACGGGCGCTCTCTCTTGGTGATCGCGACCGGGGCAGACCCCTGAAGCTCCCCTTTCTCGCGATCCTCATACCCCCTCGGATCAAACAAAAGACCCGCCAAACCCTGGAGTCGGGATACCTGATCAACGAATCGCGCCTCTTCCCCGATCTCGCCGGGTTCGCTACCGCCCTACAGGAAGGCCGAGTGAAACTGGCTCCAGAGTCCGACGCTAATGTTCGCGAGGGCGAGCGGGAGTCGGGTCCATGA
- a CDS encoding MarR family transcriptional regulator, protein MAHDDQPLDPDEERFFRALAHLISSLPKALDADLQRDQHLPLVNYACLMHLSESPGRMLRMSDLAARCDLSVSGMTRVVSRLEHAGLVRRARCDQDARGANAVLTDAGMARLREAYPAHLKSVRRRVVDHFEGQDLSRMAESLEAVLESCGSAGKAGEAESYKTR, encoded by the coding sequence ATGGCCCACGATGATCAGCCGCTGGATCCGGACGAGGAGAGGTTCTTCCGCGCCCTGGCCCATCTCATCAGCTCACTGCCGAAGGCGTTGGATGCGGACTTGCAGCGAGATCAACACCTGCCGCTCGTCAACTACGCATGCCTCATGCACCTGTCGGAGTCGCCCGGACGAATGTTGCGCATGAGCGATCTGGCCGCCCGCTGCGATCTTTCGGTGAGCGGCATGACGAGGGTCGTTTCGCGGCTTGAACACGCGGGGCTGGTGCGGCGGGCTCGTTGCGACCAGGATGCGCGTGGCGCCAACGCCGTGCTCACCGACGCGGGGATGGCGAGGCTGCGGGAGGCCTATCCGGCTCATCTGAAGAGCGTTCGCCGCCGAGTTGTGGACCATTTCGAGGGGCAGGATCTTTCCAGAATGGCGGAGTCGCTGGAGGCCGTGCTGGAGTCATGCGGCTCGGCGGGGAAGGCCGGGGAAGCAGAGTCGTACAAGACGCGCTAG
- a CDS encoding NAD(P)H-dependent oxidoreductase — MTRIGILVGSTRPGRKALSVAEWVLTQAADRSDAEFEIVDISDFDLPLLDERYPAGMGRYEHDHTKRWAEKIGSFDGFVIVTPEYNHSTSGALKNALDYIYAEWNNKAVGFVSYGSAGGTRAVEHLRLIAGELQMADVRAQVSFSIFTDFETPTQVRPADHHAKSLAAMLDQVVAWSRALATLRAT, encoded by the coding sequence ATGACGAGAATCGGGATCCTGGTCGGCAGCACACGGCCGGGCCGTAAAGCGCTGAGCGTCGCCGAATGGGTGCTGACGCAGGCTGCCGACAGGAGCGACGCCGAGTTCGAGATCGTCGACATCTCCGATTTCGATCTCCCACTGCTTGATGAGCGGTACCCCGCCGGCATGGGCCGGTACGAGCACGATCACACCAAGCGCTGGGCGGAGAAGATCGGCTCGTTCGACGGCTTCGTGATCGTGACTCCGGAGTACAACCACTCGACGTCCGGCGCCTTGAAGAACGCTCTGGACTACATCTACGCGGAGTGGAACAACAAGGCGGTCGGCTTCGTCAGCTACGGCTCCGCCGGAGGGACCCGTGCCGTCGAGCACCTCCGACTGATTGCCGGTGAGCTCCAGATGGCCGATGTCCGCGCGCAGGTGTCGTTCTCGATCTTCACGGACTTCGAGACGCCAACCCAAGTTCGCCCCGCTGACCACCACGCCAAGTCGCTCGCAGCCATGCTCGACCAGGTAGTCGCATGGAGCAGGGCACTGGCCACGCTGCGAGCCACCTAG
- a CDS encoding restriction endonuclease subunit S: protein MTELPTDWSRASLRELHIEAQPGFACGKHHRQGGGVAHLRPMNISREGSLTLDDVKYVDDDSARRVVAGDVLFNNTNSPPLVGKTAYVSVPEPLAFSNHMTRLRVQDDVIDARFLALQLHSLWGQGYFQRICSNHVNQASVATRKLLETVITFPPLAEQRRIVAILEDHLSRLAVGEDSLRSVMVRSASLRKSLLSSAFSGSLADSSTGTL, encoded by the coding sequence GTGACTGAGCTGCCGACGGACTGGTCAAGGGCGTCTCTTCGAGAGCTGCACATCGAAGCGCAGCCCGGTTTCGCATGCGGCAAGCATCATCGCCAGGGAGGCGGGGTTGCGCACTTGCGACCGATGAACATCTCCCGCGAAGGCTCGCTAACACTCGATGATGTCAAGTACGTCGATGACGATTCAGCTCGGCGAGTTGTCGCGGGCGACGTTCTGTTCAACAACACGAACAGTCCTCCGCTTGTGGGGAAGACTGCATACGTTTCGGTCCCCGAACCGCTCGCGTTCTCGAACCACATGACGCGCCTGCGTGTTCAAGATGACGTGATCGACGCACGATTCCTCGCCCTGCAGCTCCACTCGCTGTGGGGCCAGGGGTACTTCCAGCGCATCTGCTCGAATCATGTGAACCAAGCGAGCGTCGCGACCCGGAAGCTCCTTGAGACCGTCATCACGTTTCCCCCTCTGGCCGAGCAGCGCCGCATCGTCGCCATCCTCGAAGACCATCTCTCCCGCCTCGCCGTCGGCGAAGATTCGCTCCGGTCAGTAATGGTTCGATCGGCATCGCTGCGCAAGTCGCTCCTCTCGTCCGCCTTCTCTGGATCCCTCGCCGATTCGTCGACGGGCACACTGTGA
- a CDS encoding HAD family hydrolase, which translates to MRPIQGVLFDLHSTLVDQGDPDRWLALAEAASGSSVDGPQREGLTAFLARVWGHASEFDPDNERDISAEGHREVFGRLMDHRYPELDPRTVQALYETITDAWTAYDDSIPMLTELKALGIRTALVSNAGIDIRPVLVRTGIQRFLDAEIISGEHGIVKPGPAIFELALDRIDVEPEDALMVGDSFRDDSGAAAIGVRTLLLPRTSGSVHGLDAVAALVRASRTGSAC; encoded by the coding sequence ATGCGACCAATCCAGGGTGTCCTCTTTGATCTCCACTCGACCTTGGTTGACCAAGGCGACCCTGACAGGTGGCTCGCGCTGGCCGAAGCCGCGTCGGGTTCGAGCGTGGACGGCCCCCAGCGCGAGGGCCTCACCGCATTCCTCGCTCGAGTGTGGGGCCACGCCAGCGAGTTCGATCCCGACAACGAGCGAGACATCTCGGCCGAAGGGCATCGCGAGGTATTCGGACGGCTGATGGACCACCGCTACCCCGAGCTTGATCCAAGAACTGTCCAAGCTCTCTACGAGACAATCACCGACGCGTGGACCGCATACGACGACTCGATCCCGATGCTCACCGAGCTGAAGGCGCTCGGTATCAGAACGGCACTGGTCTCCAACGCGGGAATCGATATCCGCCCCGTCCTCGTGCGAACCGGCATTCAGCGGTTCCTCGACGCCGAGATCATCTCCGGTGAGCACGGAATCGTGAAGCCAGGGCCCGCCATCTTCGAGCTCGCTCTCGATCGCATCGACGTCGAGCCCGAAGATGCGCTGATGGTCGGCGACAGCTTCCGCGATGATTCGGGCGCGGCGGCCATCGGCGTCAGAACGCTGCTCCTCCCCAGAACCAGCGGGAGTGTCCACGGCCTCGACGCGGTGGCCGCTCTGGTACGTGCTTCGCGGACCGGCTCCGCGTGCTGA